The Streptomyces cynarae genome contains a region encoding:
- a CDS encoding 2,3,4,5-tetrahydropyridine-2,6-dicarboxylate N-succinyltransferase: MSLDSPISPDIDELWEHRATLTPDDQDARATVVDAVNLLDNGTARVASVDPDTDEVVVDQRAKRAILLSFRVLEMTESTVGGFHHHDRMPLKERFDGVRVVPGAIARWGSYLAPGVILMPSFVNIGGYVDTGSMVDTWATVGSAAQIGRNVHLAGGAGIGGVLEPPNAAPVVIEDDAFIGSRSMIVESARVRRGAKLGAGVILTKSTRVFDAETGDELPRGEAPAWSVCVSSTRMKKFPGGEFGMPCLLVLKRLPEGSGHDKLALNDILRDHGIAS, from the coding sequence ATGAGCCTTGACAGCCCCATCTCCCCTGATATCGACGAACTGTGGGAGCACCGAGCGACACTTACTCCTGACGACCAGGACGCACGCGCCACCGTTGTCGACGCCGTAAACCTGCTGGACAACGGAACAGCACGGGTGGCATCTGTCGATCCGGACACCGACGAGGTAGTGGTCGACCAGCGGGCCAAGCGCGCCATCCTGTTGTCTTTCAGAGTGCTGGAGATGACCGAGAGCACCGTCGGTGGGTTCCACCATCACGACCGGATGCCGCTCAAAGAACGTTTCGACGGCGTACGCGTCGTCCCTGGCGCGATCGCCCGATGGGGAAGCTACCTGGCCCCCGGCGTGATACTCATGCCATCCTTCGTCAACATCGGCGGCTACGTGGACACCGGATCGATGGTGGACACCTGGGCCACGGTCGGATCCGCCGCCCAGATCGGGCGCAACGTCCACCTGGCGGGCGGCGCAGGCATCGGCGGCGTCCTGGAACCGCCCAACGCCGCACCCGTGGTCATCGAGGACGACGCGTTCATCGGTTCAAGGTCGATGATCGTCGAAAGCGCACGGGTCCGCAGGGGAGCCAAACTCGGCGCCGGCGTGATCCTCACCAAGTCAACCCGTGTCTTTGACGCCGAGACCGGCGATGAACTGCCGCGCGGTGAGGCCCCGGCCTGGTCGGTGTGCGTCAGCTCAACCCGGATGAAGAAGTTCCCCGGCGGCGAATTCGGCATGCCCTGCCTGCTCGTCCTCAAGCGCCTGCCCGAAGGCAGCGGTCACGACAAGCTCGCGCTCAACGACATTCTCCGAGACCACGGCATCGCCAGCTGA
- a CDS encoding transposase, which translates to MNKRAWIVFLDESGVSLLPQVRRTYAPRGRTSLLRHRLNWKRASMAAALGYHASDPDRGPRLCFHLKPGSYDTAALIEVLQQLKAFYRGERVVLVWDGLSAHWSRTMRAWAAEQDWLTPERLPAYAPELNPVELLWSSLKKRELANLAGDHLADVADATEQGIRRINQNDGPCPRVLDTGYAAGVSVVGVVRDAVS; encoded by the coding sequence ATGAACAAACGTGCCTGGATCGTCTTCCTCGACGAATCGGGCGTCTCGCTGCTACCCCAGGTCCGACGCACCTATGCACCCCGCGGCCGCACTTCGCTCTTGCGGCATCGACTGAACTGGAAGCGCGCCTCAATGGCCGCGGCTCTCGGCTACCACGCCTCAGACCCCGACCGCGGGCCTCGCCTGTGCTTCCACCTCAAGCCCGGCAGTTATGACACCGCCGCTCTGATCGAGGTCCTTCAACAGCTCAAGGCGTTCTACCGCGGAGAGCGGGTGGTGCTGGTCTGGGACGGACTGTCCGCCCACTGGAGCCGGACCATGCGGGCTTGGGCCGCCGAACAAGACTGGCTGACCCCTGAACGATTACCGGCTTACGCGCCTGAGCTCAACCCGGTAGAACTGCTGTGGTCGTCGCTCAAGAAACGCGAACTCGCCAACCTCGCCGGCGACCACCTCGCAGACGTCGCCGACGCCACCGAACAAGGCATTCGCCGCATCAACCAGAACGATGGGCCTTGCCCCCGAGTCTTGGACACGGGTTATGCGGCTGGGGTCAGCGTAGTTGGTGTTGTCCGGGACGCTGTTTCGTAG
- a CDS encoding IS630 family transposase has product MRAAELFEQGRSSAEIARMLGVSDESVRRWKRVWEEGGADALRRRPATGRPPKLDDAQVEQVRTALEQGAQAHGFEADLWTLERVGLVVERVAGVSLSRASVWRLLTSRLGWSLQRPERRAVERDESEIARWIAHEWPRIKKGR; this is encoded by the coding sequence GTGCGGGCGGCTGAGTTGTTCGAGCAAGGACGCTCGAGTGCTGAGATCGCACGGATGCTGGGGGTCAGCGACGAAAGCGTACGGCGGTGGAAACGGGTGTGGGAGGAAGGCGGCGCTGATGCCTTGCGGCGACGCCCGGCCACCGGTCGTCCGCCGAAACTGGACGATGCCCAGGTCGAACAGGTGCGGACCGCGCTGGAACAGGGCGCCCAGGCGCATGGCTTCGAGGCTGATCTGTGGACGCTGGAGCGGGTTGGTCTGGTGGTCGAGCGGGTGGCAGGGGTGTCATTGTCGCGGGCGTCGGTCTGGCGTCTGCTGACCAGTCGGTTGGGCTGGAGCCTGCAGCGGCCGGAGCGTCGGGCGGTGGAGCGGGACGAGTCCGAGATCGCCCGCTGGATCGCTCATGAGTGGCCACGCATCAAAAAGGGGCGATGA
- a CDS encoding DUF6817 domain-containing protein, with product MSASPPAAGRAVALLSELGAADVAHPGGTLLAHLQRVQEQLAEWGARPTLQLAGLCHASYGTDGFPTALLALDRRTELAAVIGGEAEAIVYLYASCDRKATYPKLADAGATFRDRFTGRAYVPESQLRQDLAALTAANELDLARIDPSFREKWGAELLALFTRFRPLLNDAAWSTCRAVLVPESRPQD from the coding sequence GTGTCCGCTTCCCCTCCTGCCGCCGGCCGCGCCGTCGCGCTCCTGAGCGAACTCGGTGCCGCGGACGTCGCTCATCCCGGCGGTACTCTTCTCGCGCATCTCCAGCGCGTCCAAGAACAACTCGCTGAATGGGGTGCCCGCCCCACCCTCCAGCTCGCGGGCCTGTGCCACGCGTCCTATGGCACCGACGGCTTCCCCACTGCTCTGCTGGCCCTGGATCGCCGCACTGAACTCGCGGCGGTGATCGGCGGGGAGGCCGAAGCGATCGTGTATCTCTACGCGTCATGCGACCGGAAGGCCACCTATCCGAAGCTCGCGGATGCCGGCGCCACTTTCCGTGACCGATTCACCGGACGTGCCTATGTTCCTGAGTCTCAACTGCGCCAGGACTTGGCCGCATTGACTGCCGCCAACGAACTCGATCTCGCCCGCATCGACCCGTCCTTCCGCGAGAAGTGGGGAGCTGAACTCCTCGCTCTGTTCACCCGCTTCCGCCCGCTGCTGAATGACGCAGCCTGGTCCACCTGCCGCGCCGTTCTTGTCCCAGAATCCCGTCCGCAGGACTGA
- a CDS encoding DUF6262 family protein, whose amino-acid sequence MNPSTEALATAARERRERAESAVEKALREARKARTPVSVTSIAKAAGVSTDFIYRHPVLRPQVEALRRARRDNDPTGATGHPDAEAAASTLVRRLTQQLATERRKHREEVTQLRTALETAHGDLLALRRQLADRQ is encoded by the coding sequence ATGAACCCAAGCACCGAGGCCCTGGCAACTGCCGCTCGCGAACGGCGGGAACGAGCCGAGAGCGCCGTCGAGAAGGCGCTGAGAGAAGCCCGCAAAGCCCGCACGCCGGTGAGCGTGACCTCGATCGCCAAGGCCGCCGGCGTGTCCACCGACTTCATCTACCGGCACCCCGTCCTGCGCCCGCAGGTCGAGGCCCTGCGCCGAGCACGCCGCGATAACGACCCCACCGGAGCCACCGGCCACCCCGACGCCGAGGCCGCTGCCAGCACACTGGTCCGCCGCCTCACCCAGCAACTGGCCACCGAGCGCCGCAAACACCGAGAAGAGGTGACACAGCTGCGAACCGCGCTGGAGACCGCCCACGGCGACCTACTCGCCCTGCGCCGCCAACTCGCAGACCGGCAGTGA
- a CDS encoding tyrosine-type recombinase/integrase has product MSDSAGHRPRRTAQSDPRLGHCRLFDAEINAQLAAALPLDVRQAYFTRATMPDRWLEAVLENQPSYRAREKSVAIDLRGLPASMLTEFAWSIERQVQLGMRIQAQNTTKLSRQIALALTDPAYARLSSLTDLPYEEWLRAIRKARIRVGQPLAANQMAIVGRILARAMDLLVHVYHRGPWWKLNVWNPLLDTRIPLREHEPKRHNLIYFSHLTTPWLREAAKWWLSRQLERGVYTWSTVFTRQVNLCWFQRYLDVVSCDGPHLVDDPRRLGQWVQGFRQWLNRQRCTAGANKGRPLGQIHRRAAMTGLEQLYRFVFEERDEAAEALAEVRWRRLGPQHAVLFRYGDKPTGPKAPPPDALLSDAAISRIAKQSGLLAQPKTEGGFADEQLVRIVGLLIKTGRRISEITLLDFDPILAVPFPDPDGHVARLHYQQTKIITEDSNIPIDQETLDLIRRQQAYARTFMTGQNRPGVDPKYLFLAERNNRNGDRPYPSTTARPRLTDFAAAIDLRDDQDRLIKISKTHTFRHTKATSLLNAGVPLHITMRYIGHRTPAMFLHYARTLSATAEQEFLRYQKITADGRAYDRDPREMFEALALDQRTDRILPNGYCTLPPRQACDKGNACLSCTKFVTDATFADVLKQQRDETTNLIDCRQRAHAQRFGEPMTDDNIWLRGRTEEVAALDGILLAIERIRRLDGTITAVRGAGAPQRRLFPDPAENTTDSA; this is encoded by the coding sequence ATGAGTGACTCTGCGGGCCATCGTCCCCGCCGCACCGCCCAGTCCGACCCGCGCCTCGGACACTGCCGCTTGTTCGACGCCGAGATCAACGCTCAGTTGGCCGCTGCTCTCCCGCTGGACGTCCGGCAGGCGTACTTCACCCGGGCGACGATGCCAGACCGCTGGCTGGAGGCGGTGCTGGAGAACCAGCCGTCCTATCGGGCACGCGAGAAGAGCGTGGCGATCGACCTGCGGGGCCTGCCTGCGAGCATGCTCACGGAGTTCGCCTGGTCCATCGAACGGCAGGTCCAGCTCGGCATGCGCATCCAGGCGCAGAACACCACGAAGCTGTCCCGCCAGATCGCTCTGGCGCTCACCGACCCCGCGTACGCACGGCTGTCGAGCCTGACCGATCTGCCGTACGAGGAATGGCTGCGCGCCATCCGCAAGGCCCGCATCCGGGTCGGCCAGCCGCTTGCGGCCAACCAGATGGCGATCGTCGGACGCATCCTGGCGCGTGCCATGGACTTGCTGGTGCACGTCTACCACCGCGGTCCATGGTGGAAGTTGAACGTGTGGAACCCCCTGCTGGACACCCGCATCCCGCTGCGTGAACACGAACCTAAGCGTCATAACCTGATCTACTTCAGCCACCTGACCACGCCCTGGCTACGCGAGGCGGCCAAGTGGTGGCTGTCGCGCCAGCTGGAACGCGGCGTCTACACCTGGAGCACAGTCTTCACCCGGCAGGTGAACCTGTGCTGGTTCCAGCGTTATCTCGACGTGGTGAGCTGTGACGGCCCGCACCTCGTCGACGACCCGAGGCGGCTCGGCCAGTGGGTTCAGGGCTTTCGGCAGTGGCTGAACCGGCAGCGGTGCACCGCTGGGGCGAACAAGGGGCGGCCGCTCGGGCAAATTCATCGCCGCGCCGCCATGACCGGGCTGGAGCAGCTGTACCGGTTCGTGTTCGAGGAGCGCGACGAGGCCGCCGAGGCCCTGGCCGAGGTCCGCTGGCGGCGCTTGGGGCCGCAGCATGCCGTGTTGTTCCGCTACGGCGACAAGCCCACCGGGCCGAAGGCGCCGCCGCCCGATGCACTCCTCAGCGACGCAGCGATCAGCCGCATCGCCAAGCAGAGCGGTCTGCTCGCCCAGCCCAAGACCGAGGGCGGATTCGCCGACGAGCAACTGGTCCGCATCGTCGGCCTGCTCATCAAGACCGGCAGACGGATCAGCGAAATCACCCTGCTGGACTTCGACCCGATCCTCGCGGTCCCCTTCCCCGACCCGGACGGCCACGTCGCACGGCTGCACTACCAGCAGACGAAGATCATCACCGAGGACAGCAACATCCCCATCGATCAGGAGACTCTCGATCTGATCCGTCGGCAACAGGCATACGCCCGCACCTTCATGACCGGGCAGAACCGGCCCGGTGTTGACCCCAAGTACCTGTTCCTGGCCGAGCGCAACAATCGCAACGGCGACCGCCCCTACCCGTCGACGACGGCCCGCCCGCGGCTGACAGACTTCGCCGCCGCCATCGACCTGCGCGACGACCAGGACCGTCTTATCAAGATCTCCAAGACCCACACCTTCCGGCACACCAAGGCCACCAGCCTGCTCAACGCCGGAGTCCCGCTGCACATAACCATGCGCTACATAGGGCACAGGACGCCGGCGATGTTCCTGCACTACGCCCGCACCCTGTCCGCCACCGCCGAGCAGGAGTTCCTGCGCTATCAGAAGATCACCGCCGACGGCCGGGCCTACGACCGTGACCCCCGGGAGATGTTCGAAGCCCTCGCCCTGGACCAGCGCACCGACCGGATCCTGCCCAACGGCTACTGCACCCTGCCGCCCCGACAAGCCTGCGACAAGGGCAACGCCTGTCTGTCCTGCACCAAGTTCGTCACCGACGCCACCTTCGCCGATGTACTCAAACAGCAGCGCGACGAGACGACGAACCTGATCGACTGCCGACAGCGGGCCCACGCGCAACGGTTCGGTGAGCCCATGACCGACGACAACATCTGGCTCCGTGGACGCACCGAGGAAGTCGCCGCCCTCGACGGCATCCTGCTCGCCATCGAACGCATCCGCCGCTTGGACGGCACCATCACAGCGGTCCGCGGCGCCGGCGCCCCACAACGACGTCTCTTCCCCGACCCCGCCGAGAACACCACGGACAGTGCATGA
- a CDS encoding integrase core domain-containing protein, which translates to MSAIGSSADNALAESFNATCKRETLQGRKHWSSEREARLDAFGWLHRYNTRRRHSRLGQRSPIAYETASRTTPTTLTPAA; encoded by the coding sequence ATGAGCGCGATCGGCTCCAGCGCGGACAACGCACTTGCCGAGTCCTTCAACGCGACCTGCAAACGCGAGACGCTCCAGGGCCGCAAGCACTGGTCGAGCGAGCGCGAGGCCCGCCTCGACGCGTTCGGCTGGCTGCACCGCTACAACACCCGACGCCGTCACTCCCGCCTCGGACAACGCAGTCCCATCGCCTACGAAACAGCGTCCCGGACAACACCAACTACGCTGACCCCAGCCGCATAA
- a CDS encoding IS30 family transposase: MKTSDVPEGRRRQWRADRALRPAMRSPGRPDPSRVVQRQFWRLIATGVTTAEASLAVGVSWPVGARWFRHAGGMPPISLAEPSGRYLTFEEREEIAILRAMSKGVREIARALGRDPGTISRELRRNAATRSGKQEYRATVAQWKAQQAAKRPKSAKLLGNDRLREYVQKRLSGNVHRPDGTVAAGPQTPPWKGLNKPHRQDRRWATAWSPEQISHRLKADFPEDESMRISHEAIYQSLFIEGRGALKRELVACLRTGRALREPRSRSRNKPQGHVTADVVLSERPAEAADRAVPGHWEGDLIIGTGRSAIGTLVERSSRSTLLVHLPRMEGWGEVPPVKNGPALGGYGAVTMNIALAVSMTKLPEQLRKTLTWDRGKELSGHAQFALETGTKVFFADPHSPWQRPTNENTNGLLRQYFPKGTDLSRWSAEDLEAVALAINNRPRKILGWKTPAEVFEEQLRSLLQPGVATTG, from the coding sequence TTGAAGACCAGCGATGTTCCGGAGGGGCGGCGTCGGCAGTGGCGCGCTGACCGTGCGTTGCGGCCGGCGATGCGCTCGCCGGGGCGGCCTGATCCGTCTCGGGTCGTGCAGCGCCAGTTCTGGCGACTGATCGCCACGGGCGTCACGACGGCCGAGGCGTCGCTGGCGGTCGGCGTGTCGTGGCCGGTGGGTGCGAGGTGGTTTCGTCACGCTGGCGGCATGCCTCCGATCTCGTTGGCCGAGCCCTCGGGCCGGTACCTCACGTTCGAGGAACGCGAGGAGATCGCGATCCTCAGAGCGATGAGCAAGGGTGTGCGCGAGATCGCCCGCGCCCTGGGGCGTGACCCCGGGACAATCTCTCGAGAACTGCGCCGCAACGCCGCCACGCGCAGCGGCAAGCAGGAGTACCGCGCGACGGTCGCCCAGTGGAAGGCTCAGCAGGCGGCCAAACGCCCGAAGAGCGCGAAGCTCCTGGGCAACGACCGGTTGCGTGAGTACGTTCAGAAGAGGTTGTCGGGGAACGTTCACCGGCCTGACGGGACCGTCGCCGCAGGACCGCAGACGCCTCCGTGGAAAGGGCTGAACAAGCCGCACCGGCAAGACAGGCGGTGGGCGACAGCATGGAGCCCGGAACAGATCTCGCACCGGTTGAAGGCCGACTTCCCCGAGGATGAGTCCATGCGCATCAGCCACGAGGCGATCTACCAGTCGCTGTTCATCGAGGGCCGTGGTGCGCTCAAGCGTGAGCTGGTCGCCTGCCTGCGCACCGGGCGGGCGCTTCGAGAGCCCCGGTCAAGGTCACGGAACAAGCCGCAAGGGCATGTCACCGCGGATGTCGTCCTCAGTGAACGTCCTGCAGAGGCCGCAGACCGCGCGGTCCCGGGGCATTGGGAAGGCGATCTGATCATCGGGACGGGCCGGTCCGCGATCGGCACGCTCGTCGAGCGTAGCAGCCGATCCACCCTCCTGGTGCATCTGCCGAGGATGGAGGGCTGGGGCGAGGTGCCGCCCGTGAAGAACGGCCCGGCGTTGGGCGGTTACGGCGCCGTCACGATGAACATTGCCCTCGCTGTGTCGATGACGAAGCTCCCCGAGCAGCTCCGCAAGACACTGACCTGGGACCGCGGGAAGGAACTCTCCGGGCATGCCCAGTTCGCGCTCGAGACCGGGACGAAGGTGTTCTTCGCCGATCCGCACTCGCCCTGGCAGCGACCCACGAACGAGAACACGAACGGGCTGCTGCGGCAGTACTTCCCGAAGGGCACCGACCTGTCCCGGTGGTCCGCCGAGGACCTCGAAGCCGTCGCCCTGGCGATCAATAACCGACCCCGCAAGATCCTCGGCTGGAAGACCCCGGCCGAGGTCTTCGAGGAGCAGCTACGCTCACTACTGCAGCCTGGTGTTGCAACGACCGGTTGA
- a CDS encoding FG-GAP repeat domain-containing protein, translated as MSSQRRMRAALVSAIAIAAGLTTGPAVADTSPSVTASLPQSIDIADAPGDMTVTVTNPPATDAFIRLYFPGGTTGLTITDSNGTVLPATPVTGDTTATYVDVDRADSNNNGVPGAPLQAGDITLHISAAYPANGAEIQAELIDGATGHTLYVATRPVPTITVNEPGLRHATELDSNPYPLMQGAPADYPLDVKLPMLAPPAETRTTLTFSAAQLASGGYTAAQVAANLHATCSADGNPATACTWTQNADGSLTLSYPEAATLFPTSGTAHVPLDLTLNPYYWLHAGTLAGTLTMRNAGGAVLATAPQSFQISGGWPPDSLVWDLLGRDSSGTLWRYHGTGQPSSLFGGRDKIGTGWGQYNAITSLAGQRGDGTGDLVARDTSGVLWLYPGSGNEAAPLKTRVRLGSGWNVYTMLVGADDVTGDGHPDLLARDSSGVLWLYQGTGQAAPAFKPRVRIGSGWNTYTMLVGAGDLTGDGHPDLLARDTSGVLWLYTGTGNTSPLYNPRIRLGSGWNTYSALVGVRDVTDDGHPDLLARDHNGVLWLYTGTGGSNPLFEPRTRTGSGWNEYNSLS; from the coding sequence GTGTCCAGCCAGCGACGCATGCGCGCCGCCCTCGTCAGTGCCATAGCGATCGCCGCCGGTCTCACCACCGGACCCGCTGTCGCCGATACCAGCCCCTCAGTGACCGCCAGCCTCCCGCAGAGCATCGACATCGCCGACGCTCCAGGCGACATGACCGTGACGGTCACCAATCCGCCCGCCACCGACGCCTTCATCCGGCTCTACTTCCCCGGCGGCACCACCGGCCTGACTATCACCGACTCGAACGGCACCGTGCTGCCTGCCACCCCGGTGACCGGGGACACCACCGCCACCTACGTGGACGTGGACCGGGCCGACAGCAACAACAACGGTGTCCCCGGCGCCCCACTTCAAGCCGGCGACATCACCCTGCACATCTCCGCCGCCTATCCCGCCAACGGCGCTGAGATACAAGCCGAGCTCATCGACGGGGCAACCGGCCACACCCTCTACGTGGCGACACGTCCCGTCCCGACGATCACGGTCAATGAACCCGGACTTCGCCACGCCACCGAACTGGACTCCAACCCCTACCCGCTCATGCAAGGCGCACCGGCCGACTACCCACTCGACGTCAAGCTCCCCATGCTCGCGCCGCCCGCCGAGACCCGCACCACGCTGACCTTCTCAGCCGCCCAACTCGCCTCCGGCGGTTACACCGCCGCCCAGGTCGCCGCCAACCTCCACGCCACCTGCTCCGCCGACGGCAACCCCGCCACCGCGTGCACGTGGACGCAGAACGCCGACGGCTCGCTGACACTGTCCTACCCCGAGGCAGCCACCCTCTTCCCCACCAGCGGCACCGCCCACGTCCCGCTCGACCTCACCCTCAACCCGTACTACTGGCTGCACGCCGGCACCCTCGCCGGAACACTGACGATGCGCAACGCGGGGGGAGCCGTGCTCGCCACCGCACCCCAGTCCTTCCAGATCAGCGGCGGCTGGCCGCCGGACAGCCTGGTGTGGGACCTGCTCGGCCGGGACAGCAGCGGCACCCTGTGGCGCTACCACGGCACCGGCCAGCCCTCCTCGCTCTTCGGCGGACGGGACAAGATCGGCACGGGCTGGGGCCAGTACAACGCCATCACCAGCCTCGCCGGGCAACGCGGCGACGGCACCGGCGACCTCGTGGCCCGCGACACCTCTGGGGTGCTCTGGCTCTACCCGGGCTCGGGCAACGAGGCTGCCCCGTTGAAGACGCGCGTGCGGCTCGGCTCCGGCTGGAACGTGTACACCATGCTCGTCGGCGCCGACGACGTCACCGGAGACGGTCACCCCGACCTGCTCGCCCGCGACTCCTCCGGCGTCCTGTGGCTCTACCAGGGGACCGGCCAGGCCGCTCCCGCGTTCAAGCCGCGCGTCCGCATCGGCTCCGGCTGGAACACCTACACCATGCTCGTCGGCGCCGGCGACCTCACCGGAGACGGCCACCCCGACCTGCTGGCGCGCGACACCTCCGGCGTCCTGTGGCTCTACACCGGCACCGGGAACACCAGCCCGCTGTACAACCCCCGTATCCGGCTCGGCTCCGGCTGGAACACCTACAGCGCGCTCGTCGGGGTCCGCGACGTCACCGACGACGGCCACCCCGACCTCCTCGCCCGCGACCACAACGGCGTGCTCTGGCTCTACACCGGAACCGGAGGATCCAACCCCCTCTTCGAGCCGCGCACCCGCACCGGCTCCGGCTGGAACGAATACAACTCCCTCTCCTAG
- a CDS encoding LysR family transcriptional regulator, with protein MTLDDLRVFVAVCRAGSLSAVARELACTQSAVSQHVKRLERETGMTLLERQARGVVPTHAGHVLCDAAADGIAGLDLALRRLGDLVSGDSGSVRVTTGGTTVRHFMSEAIVAFRQHYPKVNLEFQTETSSRSCFDALVADSLDLAWVTIGSPVRGIEQRTVVELPWVLAVRADDPLAGRTRIGVADLAGISLIRLPQNSTSGARLDAAFAERGIRSSSDTSVADWDTALLLAELGLGHAVVPALPGWPVPGNDGPLRLVPLPDLPPLPVGWAVRRWDALTPLARIFADSVARSCTEKGVDAHCQRQPGSAGTDQ; from the coding sequence ATGACTTTGGACGACCTACGCGTTTTCGTGGCCGTGTGCCGGGCAGGCAGCCTCAGCGCCGTCGCCCGGGAGCTGGCCTGCACACAGTCCGCGGTCAGCCAGCATGTGAAACGGCTGGAACGGGAGACCGGCATGACTCTTCTGGAGCGCCAAGCGCGAGGTGTCGTGCCCACCCATGCAGGGCATGTCTTGTGCGACGCTGCCGCCGATGGCATCGCCGGTCTGGACCTGGCCCTACGGCGCCTCGGAGATCTGGTCAGCGGCGACAGCGGCTCTGTGCGCGTGACCACGGGCGGAACGACCGTACGACACTTCATGTCCGAGGCCATCGTCGCCTTCCGGCAGCACTACCCGAAGGTGAACCTGGAGTTCCAGACGGAGACCTCCAGCCGCAGTTGCTTCGACGCCCTCGTTGCCGACAGCCTGGACCTCGCCTGGGTCACCATCGGCAGCCCGGTGCGGGGCATCGAGCAGCGCACAGTCGTCGAACTGCCCTGGGTGCTGGCCGTCCGCGCCGACGATCCGCTTGCCGGCCGCACTCGCATCGGCGTGGCCGATCTCGCCGGCATCAGCCTGATCCGGCTGCCGCAGAACTCCACCTCAGGCGCCCGCCTCGATGCCGCCTTCGCCGAACGGGGCATCCGAAGCAGTTCCGACACCAGCGTGGCCGACTGGGACACCGCCCTCCTGCTGGCCGAACTCGGCCTCGGCCACGCCGTCGTTCCCGCTCTGCCCGGCTGGCCGGTACCCGGCAACGACGGCCCTCTCCGTCTTGTCCCCCTCCCCGACCTGCCACCGCTGCCGGTCGGTTGGGCTGTACGCCGCTGGGACGCCCTCACCCCGCTCGCCCGGATCTTCGCCGACAGCGTCGCCAGAAGCTGTACGGAGAAGGGTGTAGATGCGCACTGTCAGCGGCAACCCGGCTCGGCCGGCACTGATCAGTAG
- a CDS encoding transposase yields the protein MTHPEHLRDGDADKLRRLRERDPELDRLTGHVRKFAALMTTRHGDRLEEWITEAEKDTLAPLASFARNLRRDLDAVRNGLSLPYSSGAVEGNINRLKMLKRQMFGRAGLDLLRKRVLLAR from the coding sequence ATGACTCATCCCGAACACCTCCGCGACGGCGATGCCGACAAGCTGCGTCGCCTGCGTGAGCGCGACCCCGAGCTGGACCGGCTCACCGGCCACGTCAGGAAGTTCGCCGCCCTGATGACTACACGCCACGGCGACCGACTCGAGGAGTGGATCACCGAAGCCGAAAAGGACACCCTGGCCCCGCTGGCTTCCTTCGCCCGCAACCTCCGCCGTGATCTCGATGCCGTCCGCAACGGCCTGTCCCTGCCCTACAGTTCCGGCGCCGTGGAGGGCAACATCAACCGGCTGAAGATGCTGAAACGACAGATGTTCGGCCGGGCCGGCCTCGATCTCCTTCGCAAACGCGTCCTGCTCGCACGATGA
- a CDS encoding tyrosine-type recombinase/integrase yields the protein MRDATAAGEKISGPAARRAIVGAASAPRFEGALTTPKAATKFLARDGLVLFDNPDAFLICAFKRDTALCEPEAEATAPNQFDCQLGCGYAVRTTATHTGRPLRPETVYDWIDAFKRRHPLLPVAWTPHWFRHSHATALLLAGVPEHVVQRRLGHRDIHTLMTTYAHVTEDAAMRAAADWKAVAVRWGAVA from the coding sequence TTGCGCGACGCCACCGCCGCCGGCGAGAAGATCTCTGGCCCCGCCGCCAGACGAGCCATCGTCGGAGCAGCCTCCGCACCCCGCTTCGAAGGCGCCCTGACCACCCCGAAGGCCGCCACCAAGTTCCTCGCGCGCGACGGCCTCGTCCTCTTCGACAACCCGGACGCCTTCCTGATCTGTGCGTTCAAACGCGACACCGCCCTCTGCGAGCCGGAAGCGGAGGCCACGGCCCCCAACCAGTTCGACTGCCAGCTCGGCTGCGGCTACGCGGTCCGCACGACAGCCACGCACACAGGCCGGCCGCTGCGCCCGGAGACCGTCTACGACTGGATCGACGCCTTCAAACGTCGGCACCCTCTGCTGCCGGTCGCGTGGACGCCGCACTGGTTCCGGCACTCGCACGCGACGGCGCTGCTGCTGGCCGGGGTGCCCGAGCATGTGGTGCAGCGGCGGCTCGGGCACCGCGACATCCACACCCTGATGACGACGTACGCCCACGTCACCGAGGACGCGGCGATGCGAGCGGCGGCCGACTGGAAAGCTGTGGCCGTCCGCTGGGGAGCAGTGGCATGA